The bacterium sequence ACAATGTTTCCTGTTTTAAATTTTGCGGTGACACTAATTTTTCAATTTTGTTGTTTTTAATGAGTTGGACGAACTCCTGCATCATTTTGGGGTCCCATAAGCCTTTTTCAGCCTCATCAAACATGATCCGGAACGCCTCTTCTTCCGGTAGTGCTTTTCGATACGGACGATCCGTTGTCAGTGCGTCATAGAGATCGACGGTCATGATCACGCGCGCAGTAACCGGAATATTCTCCTTGGATAATCCGTCCGGATATCCGCTTCCATTCCATCGCTCCTGGTGACTGCGTATGATCGGTAATACATTGTTAAGCGAACGGAGCGGTTTACAAATATTTTCACCTATCACCGGATGTTGTTTGACAAGGGTAAATTCCTCGGATGTTAAAGAACCCGGTTTTCGCAAGATGCGTTCATCAATGGCGATCTTTCCTATGTCGTGCAAAACGCCGCCGCGGCGAACAGCCTTGATTTCATCTTGGGATAAACCGATATGCTCTGCCAACTTGGCTCCGTAATACGATAATCGGTGACAATGCCCTTCAGTATAGGAATCTTTCGCCTCAACGGCCAGCGCGAGACTGAAGATCACCGTTTCCGCATTTTCAAGTTCGTCGGTGTATTGTTTAACGCGCAATAGAGATTTCACGCGCGTCAGCAGTTCAATATGATTGAACGGCTTCACGATAAAATCGTCAACGCCTAATTCGATGCCCTTCATCTTATCGCTAAAATCAGACAACCCGGTCAACATGATAATAGGCGTGAGCCGCGTTCGATCCTGTGATTTGAGGAGATGAGTCACTTCATAACCGTCCATCGAAGGCATCATAGCATCGAGCAGGATCAGATCAGGGTTTCCCGATTCAACCATTTTCAGGGCCTCTTTGCCGTTACGCGCAACGATAGTCTTGTAACCGCTGTCCTGAAGAATTTCCGTTACCAACGTGACGATTTCTTCGCTGTCGTCGACAACCAGTATTTTCGATGCGGTTACTCTTTGGCTTACAGGTTTCATTTATTTTTTGTTTTCTTTTTTTGGTAAAAGGCTTGGGATACGGTGTGAATACCGCCGCGAATATTATAGTCGGTGATGACGGTCATTTCCAAAGGCGAACATGCTTTGACCAGATCGTCCAGTAAACGCACGGTAAGGTGTTCCTGAAAAATTCCAACGTTGCGATAACTGTATAAGTAATATTTAAACGAACGGAGTTCGATAATCTTTTTGTCCGGAACGTATTTCACCGTGATCAACGCATAATCGGGCAGTCCTGACCACGGGCAGACGGCGGTAAATTCCTCCGTCTCAACGGTAACTTCATTGCGCTGGCCCGCATACGCATAGGCAAACGTTTCCAGCAAATCCGGACGAATCGCATCGGTTCCGTCAAAATGGAATTTGAATTCCGGTTTTTTTACAAAATCTTTTACTGTTTTGTTTTTCGGTTTTTTCAAGGACTATCCTTAGTTAATTCAACTCAAATTCAGTTCAAGATACTCTCTACGACTTTTTTTGTATCGCTAAAATCATCAAAATAATAATCCGGCTGATGTTCCTGCAATTCATTCATCTTGTGCCATCCGGTCGCCACCGCAATGGATTTCACATTAAGGCTTTTCCCGCAGAGAACATCATACGGGCTGTCGCCAATTATAACGATATCTTTTTCTTTAAACAACCGTCCTGTATGAGCATAGGCGCGCTCAACGGCAATGGCCGGCAGATCGTTCCGGTTCATCGAATCGCTTCCGAATGCGCCGATCGAACCTTTCCCGTTGAAAAAATAAGAATCAAGGCCGGCGCGTGTCAGTTTAACTCTCGCTCCTTCCGCAACATTGCCCGTCAGGAGTCCCAGCGTGACTTTCGTTTGTTCGTGCAACTGCTTCAGCAGATCCCGGATACCGGTTAGCACCTTAATATCAGCAGGCTGCAAGGTTGCCTGAAGCGTCGTC is a genomic window containing:
- a CDS encoding response regulator, whose amino-acid sequence is MKPVSQRVTASKILVVDDSEEIVTLVTEILQDSGYKTIVARNGKEALKMVESGNPDLILLDAMMPSMDGYEVTHLLKSQDRTRLTPIIMLTGLSDFSDKMKGIELGVDDFIVKPFNHIELLTRVKSLLRVKQYTDELENAETVIFSLALAVEAKDSYTEGHCHRLSYYGAKLAEHIGLSQDEIKAVRRGGVLHDIGKIAIDERILRKPGSLTSEEFTLVKQHPVIGENICKPLRSLNNVLPIIRSHQERWNGSGYPDGLSKENIPVTARVIMTVDLYDALTTDRPYRKALPEEEAFRIMFDEAEKGLWDPKMMQEFVQLIKNNKIEKLVSPQNLKQETL
- a CDS encoding HAD hydrolase-like protein, whose translation is MAQEKLVLFDIDGTLILCGKAPRRAITEAMKTIYGTAGNVDRYPFSGKTDTQIIYDIITNAAIDEEIVKNRMQEALEKYVTTLQATLQPADIKVLTGIRDLLKQLHEQTKVTLGLLTGNVAEGARVKLTRAGLDSYFFNGKGSIGAFGSDSMNRNDLPAIAVERAYAHTGRLFKEKDIVIIGDSPYDVLCGKSLNVKSIAVATGWHKMNELQEHQPDYYFDDFSDTKKVVESILN
- the queF gene encoding NADPH-dependent 7-cyano-7-deazaguanine reductase QueF → MKKPKNKTVKDFVKKPEFKFHFDGTDAIRPDLLETFAYAYAGQRNEVTVETEEFTAVCPWSGLPDYALITVKYVPDKKIIELRSFKYYLYSYRNVGIFQEHLTVRLLDDLVKACSPLEMTVITDYNIRGGIHTVSQAFYQKKKTKNK